The proteins below come from a single Acidobacteriota bacterium genomic window:
- a CDS encoding phosphotransferase translates to MLDHEKRLKEFLSSRGEIQEFESLTADASTRGYFRISWKGAQAIACVYPEKFDPAEQSYIDVTKLFVAGGLPVAEIFDFDGEFGVIVQEDLGDVILRNVLLDTDSADHARKLDEAISLIARIQTVTGLAYEMNSIASKLKFDEEKLLWELNFFKEHYFQTFRRSPLSPEDDAALTAEFEELATELESYATVLCHRDFHAANLMIDQRGRMRIIDHQDARIGSPAYDLVSLLLDRITEPPSREWLAEKRRYFLNVRRRLGLPALDEENFANEFRLQTLQRCLKAAGTFSFQAINRGKTYFVPFIKPMFRITCRSAESLNRFPVIREILGREID, encoded by the coding sequence ATGTTGGATCACGAAAAACGACTTAAAGAGTTTCTCTCATCACGCGGAGAGATCCAGGAATTTGAATCGCTAACTGCGGATGCCTCAACGCGCGGTTATTTTCGGATCTCGTGGAAAGGAGCTCAGGCTATCGCCTGCGTTTATCCCGAAAAATTTGATCCTGCCGAGCAGTCTTACATCGACGTTACGAAACTGTTCGTCGCCGGCGGGCTGCCGGTTGCTGAGATCTTCGATTTTGACGGAGAATTCGGCGTTATCGTGCAGGAAGACCTGGGCGACGTGATACTGAGAAACGTCCTGCTGGATACAGATTCTGCTGATCACGCCAGGAAGCTCGATGAAGCCATTTCCTTGATCGCTCGCATCCAAACGGTCACCGGATTGGCATACGAGATGAATTCGATCGCCTCAAAACTAAAGTTTGACGAGGAAAAGCTGCTCTGGGAGCTGAATTTCTTTAAGGAACATTATTTCCAGACTTTCCGGAGATCGCCTTTGTCCCCGGAGGACGACGCCGCTTTGACGGCGGAGTTCGAGGAGTTGGCAACGGAACTCGAATCGTATGCAACAGTTCTCTGCCATCGCGACTTTCACGCGGCAAATTTGATGATCGACCAGCGGGGCCGAATGCGGATCATCGACCATCAGGATGCCCGTATTGGTTCGCCGGCTTACGATCTCGTTTCGCTCCTTCTCGATCGAATAACCGAACCACCTTCGCGAGAGTGGCTGGCAGAGAAAAGGCGTTATTTTCTCAATGTCCGCCGCCGGCTCGGACTTCCGGCGTTAGATGAAGAAAACTTCGCTAACGAATTTCGTTTACAGACTTTACAGCGATGTTTGAAAGCAGCTGGTACTTTCTCGTTCCAGGCCATCAACCGCGGCAAAACCTATTTCGTACCTTTCATCAAACCGATGTTCCGGATCACATGCCGATCTGCCGAGAGCCTGAATCGATTTCCGGTAATTCGGGAAATTCTGGGACGTGAGATAGACTGA
- a CDS encoding MFS transporter: protein MTIQTSDPSVELKNDRREIFGWLTYDWANSAFFTTVVTVLAGPYLTALAQADVGKSGVVLGLGPFGSITSDNLFTSTLGASIFLQIFLLPILGSIADFTPLKKRMMAVFCYVGVVSSSLLFFIHGTSYLWGCLFLLISNICFAASNVFYNSFLVDITTEDKRDKISSYGYASGYVGGLIMLFVNLALINFGDKIGIDKALAVRVSMLSASLWWGVFAVVTFVCIKKREPHRKPEGKSLVTVGFIEIWRTLRELVGLKYTLLFLAGYLLYNDGIQTVILNSSIFLSQELFISRGLESDSTFLLAIFVVAQVFALIGAIAFERLSRVIGTKQTIILSLAIWAGIVIFAYGFLQTSTQAYIMAIFIGLVLGPTQALSRSLFSQMIPKSRESAFFGLYEISEKGTSWIGNLVFAVVVGTTGSYRQAILALIVFFVAGMLILFFTNTTRAIHEAGNLTPEEAAKK from the coding sequence ATAACAATACAAACATCAGATCCTTCCGTTGAGCTTAAGAATGACCGACGGGAGATCTTCGGCTGGTTGACATACGACTGGGCGAATTCAGCATTTTTCACGACCGTTGTTACGGTACTCGCCGGGCCTTATTTGACGGCCCTTGCCCAGGCCGATGTCGGGAAATCCGGTGTGGTTCTTGGCCTCGGGCCATTTGGATCTATCACTTCGGACAATTTGTTTACCTCGACTCTTGGGGCATCGATCTTCCTGCAGATATTTCTGCTCCCGATCCTTGGCTCGATCGCCGATTTCACTCCGCTAAAAAAGCGGATGATGGCGGTGTTTTGCTATGTCGGCGTCGTCTCCAGCTCGCTCTTGTTCTTTATCCACGGAACGTCCTATCTTTGGGGCTGCTTGTTCCTTTTGATCTCAAATATCTGCTTCGCGGCGTCTAACGTCTTTTACAATTCCTTCCTTGTGGACATAACCACAGAAGATAAACGAGACAAGATCAGCAGTTACGGGTACGCAAGCGGGTATGTCGGCGGATTGATCATGCTCTTCGTCAATCTCGCTCTGATCAATTTTGGCGACAAGATCGGGATCGACAAAGCTCTGGCAGTTAGGGTCTCGATGCTCTCAGCCTCGCTGTGGTGGGGCGTTTTTGCGGTGGTTACGTTCGTCTGCATCAAGAAACGGGAGCCGCATCGAAAACCGGAAGGGAAAAGCCTTGTAACGGTTGGGTTTATCGAGATCTGGCGGACGTTGCGCGAGCTGGTGGGGCTTAAATACACCCTTCTGTTCCTCGCGGGTTATTTGCTCTACAACGACGGGATCCAAACAGTGATCCTCAATTCCTCGATCTTTCTATCACAGGAATTATTCATTTCTCGCGGCCTTGAAAGCGATTCGACCTTTTTGCTCGCGATCTTCGTCGTTGCTCAAGTATTTGCTCTTATAGGTGCGATCGCATTTGAACGGCTTTCGCGCGTAATTGGTACCAAACAGACGATCATCCTCTCGCTTGCCATTTGGGCGGGGATCGTTATTTTTGCCTACGGGTTCCTTCAAACCTCAACGCAAGCCTATATAATGGCTATTTTTATCGGCCTTGTACTCGGGCCGACGCAGGCTCTTTCACGGTCGCTCTTTTCGCAAATGATCCCTAAATCTCGCGAATCGGCGTTTTTCGGCCTTTACGAGATCTCTGAAAAAGGAACATCCTGGATCGGAAACCTGGTTTTTGCCGTCGTCGTCGGCACAACCGGTTCCTATCGCCAGGCGATCCTGGCACTGATCGTGTTTTTCGTCGCCGGAATGCTGATCCTTTTCTTTACAAATACGACGAGGGCGATTCACGAAGCCGGTAATCTAACCCCCGAAGAAGCGGCAAAGAAATGA
- a CDS encoding TIGR00266 family protein — MDGAKFCGSCGLVLQGTPPPAQPAPQSGGAFHFDTDGRGQGRGYTWSIEHQGAFALAVVQLQAEQTIAAEAGAMVSMSANIDLYSELKGGVFGALKRAVGGESAFVSTFTAKGGPGEVTFAPGAPGDVAGIEMQNQTFMVQSSSYLAGDTSLVVDTKFGGAKSFFGGEGLFVLQVSGAGLLLVSSFGAIHRRTLRPGEQYVIDTGHLVAWEGHMQYNLRKAAKSGYLRSMLSGEGMVAEFTGPGEILIQTRNLAAFAGLLKPFFPSQGGGGGGFSFGS, encoded by the coding sequence ATGGATGGTGCTAAGTTTTGCGGGTCGTGTGGATTAGTTCTTCAAGGAACTCCGCCGCCGGCCCAGCCAGCTCCGCAGAGCGGAGGAGCGTTCCATTTTGACACCGATGGACGCGGACAGGGTCGAGGATATACCTGGTCGATCGAACATCAGGGAGCATTTGCTCTCGCTGTGGTGCAGCTTCAAGCCGAACAGACGATCGCTGCCGAGGCTGGGGCAATGGTATCGATGTCAGCGAATATAGATCTTTATTCTGAATTGAAGGGTGGAGTTTTTGGGGCACTAAAGCGAGCCGTTGGCGGAGAGTCTGCATTTGTTTCAACATTTACAGCTAAAGGCGGCCCGGGTGAGGTCACATTTGCACCGGGAGCTCCGGGCGATGTTGCCGGCATCGAAATGCAGAATCAGACCTTCATGGTCCAGTCGAGTTCATACCTGGCGGGCGATACTTCGCTCGTCGTAGATACCAAATTCGGCGGTGCAAAATCGTTCTTTGGCGGCGAAGGATTGTTCGTTCTGCAAGTTTCCGGAGCAGGCTTACTTCTGGTTTCCTCATTCGGAGCGATTCATCGGCGCACACTTCGTCCGGGCGAACAGTACGTGATCGATACCGGCCACCTCGTCGCCTGGGAAGGCCACATGCAGTACAACCTGAGAAAAGCAGCGAAGAGCGGGTACCTGCGGAGCATGCTTAGTGGAGAAGGAATGGTTGCTGAATTCACCGGACCGGGTGAGATACTAATTCAAACTCGCAATCTTGCGGCCTTTGCAGGTCTTCTAAAGCCGTTCTTCCCGTCTCAGGGCGGTGGCGGTGGCGGATTTAGTTTTGGCAGTTAA
- a CDS encoding polysaccharide biosynthesis/export family protein, which produces MQRSASQVPDANRPNADVRPTIAQTTFKIAKTAEIRTLPPTEVYKIGIGDVLFVSLKNSTQGSGYFTVRSDGTIDYPLAGDVVVVADQTTEVAEEIIASGIKIFTEPQIEVKVRQYGSHKITVSGLVENAGEKNLQREAMPLFAIRAEAVVKPKATKVSIIRGDQLKHEIYDLKDPKTDEILIFPGNTVEFTGDSGSATAAGSFFISGEVISGGQKDLTNGLTLYQAVIVSGGTKGDPKKAVIRRKNERGMFTVLEHNLRSIREGRSMDPFLAPGDVIEIKN; this is translated from the coding sequence ATGCAAAGATCGGCCTCGCAGGTTCCGGACGCCAATCGTCCGAATGCAGACGTCAGGCCAACAATTGCGCAAACAACGTTCAAGATTGCAAAAACAGCAGAGATCCGTACACTGCCCCCAACAGAAGTCTATAAGATCGGTATCGGCGATGTGCTCTTTGTGAGCTTGAAAAATTCAACGCAGGGATCGGGATATTTTACCGTACGTTCTGACGGAACGATCGACTACCCGCTGGCAGGCGATGTGGTCGTCGTGGCGGACCAAACTACCGAGGTCGCGGAAGAGATCATCGCAAGCGGTATCAAGATTTTTACCGAGCCTCAGATCGAGGTTAAAGTCCGTCAATACGGAAGCCACAAGATCACCGTTTCCGGATTGGTAGAAAACGCCGGTGAAAAGAACCTTCAGCGAGAAGCGATGCCGTTGTTCGCGATCAGAGCAGAAGCCGTCGTCAAGCCGAAGGCCACTAAGGTATCCATAATTCGGGGCGATCAGCTTAAGCACGAGATATATGATCTAAAAGATCCGAAAACAGACGAGATCCTTATCTTTCCGGGAAACACGGTCGAATTCACGGGTGATTCCGGTTCAGCAACCGCAGCCGGGTCATTTTTTATCAGCGGCGAAGTAATTTCGGGCGGACAGAAGGACCTCACGAATGGATTAACCCTATATCAGGCAGTGATCGTATCTGGTGGAACTAAGGGCGACCCTAAGAAAGCCGTGATCCGGCGAAAGAACGAGAGGGGTATGTTCACGGTTCTAGAACACAACTTGCGATCGATCAGGGAAGGCAGATCAATGGATCCGTTCCTCGCCCCTGGCGACGTAATCGAGATAAAGAATTAG
- a CDS encoding NDP-sugar synthase: protein MKAMILAAGFGTRLFPLTIDRTKPAIPFLGKPLVGYVAEYIAKFGITDIVVNLHHQPKSVIDALGDGNRFGVNIDYTVEYPEILGTAGALDFARQHLQDDTFVIVNGKIITDIDIGEAVRAHKKSGAIATMVLKPNHKREKFTVVYTNDGAIDHFGPHATPVTEAELRDTEHDIVTPLMFTGIHILEPEILDMIPRGVFSDIVTDIYIPYIKGGGRIAAHVSEGDWYELSTIPRYLDISLAMMGACDMHFGRNCILNGAASLKDSIIWDDVTIGDGATLYRTIIADGVTIEPGEHFENAAIVRADMVRSCNEIPEKALRGYVQGENYIVPLN, encoded by the coding sequence ATGAAAGCAATGATCCTGGCCGCAGGTTTTGGCACGCGGCTTTTTCCCTTAACGATCGACCGCACCAAACCGGCGATACCTTTTCTCGGCAAGCCTCTGGTCGGCTATGTCGCCGAATACATCGCCAAATTCGGTATCACGGACATCGTTGTTAACCTTCATCATCAGCCTAAATCGGTTATTGACGCTTTAGGGGACGGAAACAGGTTTGGCGTGAATATTGATTACACGGTCGAATATCCCGAGATACTTGGAACCGCCGGTGCCTTAGATTTTGCCCGTCAACATCTACAGGACGACACGTTTGTCATCGTCAATGGAAAGATAATCACCGACATCGATATTGGCGAAGCCGTTCGGGCTCACAAAAAGTCAGGAGCGATCGCCACGATGGTTCTGAAACCCAATCACAAGCGCGAGAAGTTTACCGTGGTATATACAAATGACGGAGCGATCGACCACTTCGGCCCTCATGCCACGCCGGTGACCGAAGCAGAACTTCGCGACACGGAGCATGATATTGTTACGCCGTTAATGTTTACTGGTATCCATATTCTTGAACCGGAGATCCTGGATATGATCCCACGGGGAGTCTTCTCAGATATCGTAACGGATATCTACATCCCATACATTAAAGGGGGCGGACGCATCGCCGCCCATGTTTCAGAGGGCGATTGGTACGAACTTTCGACCATACCTCGCTATTTAGATATTTCGCTGGCAATGATGGGGGCGTGCGACATGCATTTTGGCCGAAATTGTATCCTAAATGGAGCTGCAAGCCTTAAAGACTCGATCATCTGGGACGATGTGACGATCGGAGATGGAGCGACGCTCTATCGCACGATTATTGCCGACGGAGTGACCATCGAGCCGGGAGAACATTTTGAGAACGCGGCAATCGTTCGGGCGGACATGGTCCGAAGCTGTAATGAGATCCCGGAAAAGGCACTTCGCGGGTATGTGCAGGGTGAAAACTATATTGTTCCCTTAAATTAG
- a CDS encoding prepilin peptidase produces MQTLFLASLEAALGVPEVFGYIFIFVLGACIGSFMNVVVYRVPNELSLLTSSACPNCKNGIKFYHNVPIFGWLMLGGKCSSCKEPIAWRYPAVELLTAMVFMLTYWQIGFTVFLPVALVFVSTMIALLFIDAEHMILPNVITYPLFVAVLIVRIIYPIVLSGYTFSDMAYSPINQLAGYPGWAVSLAGGLFGALVGGGSLWLVGAIWKALRGVDAMGLGDVKMMFGVGALLGWRVTILTIFLGAFSGALIGIALVLKSKDRDLQTQLPFGIFLGIGSIVGLLFGERMIVWYLSTFS; encoded by the coding sequence ATGCAAACACTTTTCTTAGCTTCACTCGAAGCAGCACTCGGCGTACCTGAGGTCTTTGGGTACATCTTCATTTTCGTTTTAGGAGCGTGCATCGGCAGCTTCATGAATGTCGTCGTTTATCGAGTCCCAAACGAACTCTCCTTACTCACAAGCTCTGCATGCCCGAATTGTAAAAACGGAATCAAGTTTTATCACAATGTACCGATCTTCGGCTGGCTGATGCTGGGCGGAAAGTGTTCTAGCTGCAAAGAGCCGATCGCATGGCGGTATCCGGCGGTTGAATTGCTGACGGCCATGGTATTTATGCTGACGTATTGGCAGATCGGCTTCACCGTTTTTCTGCCTGTGGCCCTCGTGTTCGTTTCGACGATGATCGCACTGCTCTTCATTGACGCCGAACACATGATCCTGCCAAATGTGATCACGTATCCGCTTTTCGTGGCGGTTTTGATCGTGCGGATAATTTATCCGATCGTCTTATCGGGCTATACGTTCTCGGATATGGCGTATTCGCCGATCAACCAACTTGCGGGTTATCCGGGCTGGGCGGTTAGTTTAGCAGGAGGTTTATTTGGTGCGTTAGTTGGCGGCGGATCGCTATGGCTGGTTGGGGCGATCTGGAAGGCACTGCGGGGAGTAGACGCGATGGGTTTGGGCGATGTGAAGATGATGTTCGGCGTCGGGGCTTTGCTCGGCTGGCGCGTGACGATACTGACTATCTTTCTCGGCGCGTTTTCAGGAGCGCTGATCGGCATCGCGCTGGTTCTTAAAAGCAAAGACCGCGACCTGCAGACGCAGCTTCCCTTTGGTATATTTCTTGGGATCGGTTCGATCGTCGGGCTCTTGTTTGGTGAGAGAATGATCGTTTGGTACTTGTCGACCTTTTCTTAG
- the ptsP gene encoding phosphoenolpyruvate--protein phosphotransferase, which translates to MVGRQSTVADPHLREKHLDIADVCNRLEAALQGLVPTLENKYSGAIVAARELRPSVMIELKKCGPAGIITERGGWTSHTSILARELIIPMVSGVQAVSGSFAEGCDAIVDGENGLVIFAPSKSTVNEYASMGVSTSAGGSEFDVVSTSETMDGQRIAVRANVDIPEAYPLARRSGAEGIGLFRSESLISQPGQIPSEAQQLTAYRQMAEVAGEDGVRIRTFDIGIDQLSGNVSRTEVNPSLGLRSIRLSLHEKVHFRAQIRAILQASLNTKIDILLPMVSGVSEVVAAQNLIDEERGRLIDHGIPFGTPRVGAMIEVPSGVMTSREIARKVDFIALGTNDLVQYLLAIDRDNESVAEWYQTLHPAVLRSIREVINAGEEAGKQVLVCGEMAGSPFYVPVLIGLGARELSMNVNSIKQIRHLISGITVDRATELAAKIAHCETSEETEGILRSFYTQHWADLFPQGLLDAKHR; encoded by the coding sequence TTGGTCGGCAGACAGTCAACCGTTGCCGATCCGCACCTCCGGGAAAAGCACCTCGATATCGCCGACGTTTGCAATAGACTGGAAGCGGCACTGCAAGGCCTTGTTCCTACCTTGGAGAATAAATATTCGGGGGCAATAGTTGCTGCCCGCGAATTGCGGCCGTCGGTGATGATCGAGCTCAAAAAATGCGGCCCGGCGGGAATAATTACCGAACGCGGCGGCTGGACCTCTCACACATCGATCCTCGCTCGGGAGTTGATAATCCCGATGGTTTCAGGCGTCCAGGCGGTCTCAGGTTCATTCGCCGAGGGGTGCGACGCGATCGTAGACGGTGAAAACGGATTAGTCATTTTCGCTCCGAGTAAATCGACGGTCAATGAATATGCCTCTATGGGTGTATCCACAAGTGCCGGTGGCTCCGAGTTTGATGTTGTTTCAACCTCCGAGACAATGGATGGCCAAAGGATCGCGGTCCGGGCAAATGTTGATATTCCGGAAGCCTATCCGCTAGCGCGCCGCAGCGGTGCCGAGGGCATCGGACTTTTTAGGTCTGAATCTCTCATCTCACAGCCCGGACAGATCCCCTCAGAAGCTCAGCAACTTACCGCGTATCGCCAGATGGCCGAGGTTGCCGGGGAAGATGGCGTTCGTATCCGAACATTTGACATCGGTATTGACCAATTATCCGGCAACGTCTCCAGGACTGAGGTAAATCCATCGCTTGGCCTGCGTTCGATCCGCCTGAGCCTTCATGAGAAGGTACATTTCCGTGCTCAGATAAGGGCTATCTTGCAAGCGTCGCTAAACACTAAGATCGATATTTTGCTCCCGATGGTGTCGGGCGTATCCGAGGTTGTGGCGGCACAAAATCTGATCGACGAAGAACGCGGCCGGCTAATTGACCACGGTATTCCATTCGGTACACCGAGGGTCGGTGCGATGATCGAAGTTCCTTCGGGTGTTATGACGTCAAGGGAAATAGCTCGAAAAGTTGATTTCATTGCGCTCGGAACCAACGATCTAGTTCAGTACCTGCTCGCGATCGACCGCGATAATGAATCGGTCGCCGAATGGTACCAGACCCTACACCCGGCGGTTTTACGCTCTATCCGTGAAGTTATAAATGCGGGTGAGGAAGCCGGAAAGCAGGTCCTTGTTTGCGGGGAGATGGCTGGGTCGCCGTTTTACGTTCCTGTTCTGATCGGCCTCGGAGCAAGGGAACTAAGCATGAACGTCAATTCTATCAAGCAGATACGCCATCTCATCTCAGGTATTACAGTAGATCGAGCAACGGAGCTTGCTGCGAAAATAGCGCACTGCGAAACCTCGGAAGAAACCGAGGGGATTCTTCGCTCGTTCTACACTCAGCATTGGGCCGATCTATTTCCCCAAGGCCTTCTGGATGCTAAACATCGTTAG
- a CDS encoding tetratricopeptide repeat protein → MHKNTLAFVIVAAIGGFVAGFWLANSINRSAGTTTTSTAPAANSGATTASPETELTDAEIKAKIAEADQSPGNLSFQRDLGISLYRYAAMKQNPELLGDAVRILERADSLKKDDFDILVALGNAHFDIGFFKKDVASFQRARDIYAKALAVRPGEPDVSTDLGISYFVQEPPDLDKAAAELERVSKGNPKHERSLQFLVQVYAKQKKVPQAEAAFAKLKAINPSSSALTELTAMISSAGGTAK, encoded by the coding sequence ATGCATAAGAACACACTCGCCTTTGTGATAGTTGCCGCCATCGGCGGTTTTGTTGCCGGATTTTGGCTCGCAAATTCCATAAATCGCTCTGCCGGGACGACGACAACCAGCACGGCTCCAGCCGCGAATTCCGGCGCTACCACGGCTTCGCCGGAAACCGAACTTACCGACGCCGAGATCAAAGCCAAGATCGCCGAGGCTGATCAAAGCCCTGGCAACCTTTCGTTCCAACGCGATCTCGGCATTTCGCTTTACCGCTACGCGGCAATGAAGCAAAATCCTGAACTGCTTGGCGATGCCGTCCGCATACTGGAACGCGCGGATTCCTTGAAGAAGGACGATTTTGACATTCTCGTCGCTTTGGGTAATGCTCATTTTGACATCGGCTTCTTCAAAAAGGACGTTGCGAGCTTTCAAAGAGCCAGAGATATCTACGCAAAAGCGCTCGCTGTTCGGCCCGGCGAACCTGATGTGAGTACAGATCTTGGTATTTCGTATTTCGTACAAGAACCGCCGGATCTGGATAAGGCTGCTGCCGAGTTGGAACGTGTTTCAAAGGGCAACCCTAAACATGAGAGATCGCTTCAGTTCCTGGTTCAGGTATATGCAAAACAGAAAAAGGTTCCTCAGGCAGAAGCCGCTTTCGCTAAGCTAAAAGCTATCAATCCTAGTAGTTCCGCCCTGACTGAGTTGACTGCGATGATCTCTTCCGCCGGCGGAACGGCAAAATGA
- a CDS encoding LOG family protein, with protein sequence MTSDSNEKIITIFGGSKCSESSPEYIEAKALGAMLAEAGFTICTGGYLGIMEAASRGAREKGGRVLGIVMNQFKSEPNRFLTDKVATDHFYDRLQNLITRSVGFVALKGGMGTVTEISLVWNKLTTGVLAPRPLVLVGDCWKPVVEAWKANLVVSDRDLSFLDFAADAGSAASIILDRSKGVKL encoded by the coding sequence GTGACAAGCGATTCCAACGAAAAGATCATAACCATTTTTGGCGGCTCAAAATGCAGCGAGTCTTCGCCTGAATATATCGAGGCAAAAGCTCTTGGAGCAATGCTCGCCGAAGCAGGATTCACGATCTGCACGGGCGGCTACCTGGGCATTATGGAAGCCGCATCGCGGGGTGCCCGCGAAAAAGGCGGGCGGGTGCTCGGTATCGTGATGAACCAGTTCAAAAGCGAACCGAACCGTTTTTTAACCGACAAGGTAGCTACCGACCATTTCTACGACCGGCTTCAGAATCTTATAACCCGTTCCGTCGGTTTCGTCGCTTTGAAGGGCGGAATGGGCACCGTCACCGAGATCTCGCTTGTTTGGAACAAGCTGACGACCGGCGTTCTTGCCCCGCGTCCTCTGGTCTTGGTCGGTGACTGTTGGAAACCGGTCGTTGAGGCTTGGAAAGCGAACCTCGTCGTTAGTGATCGGGATCTGAGCTTTCTTGACTTCGCTGCTGATGCCGGCTCTGCTGCCTCAATAATTCTCGATAGATCGAAAGGAGTAAAGTTATGA